The nucleotide window TGCGACGCCGCAACGCCCGAGCGTTCGGACAACTCCCCTTGAGTTATGCCTAGCTTCTTTAGTTCGCGCGCAATGTTGGCCCCGAGCTGGGTCATCAACGGCGATGTTCGTTTCAGGTATATGGTTGGCATCGTGTTCGCGTCCTTCTCGCTAGGCGCAGAATGTCGGCACAGGCAGCATGGCGCAATAGGGTTGCTCAAGCAACTAATTGCGCCATGGCTTTCGCGCCTAGCGCAGATGGTATAGATTGTGCGCCATATTTGG belongs to Sphingobium sp. JS3065 and includes:
- a CDS encoding helix-turn-helix domain-containing protein; translation: MPTIYLKRTSPLMTQLGANIARELKKLGITQGELSERSGVAASHISYMVRGQGNPTLDTLESLAGVFRLSVVELLAEDSISDDQS